CGGATTGTGCAATTCCAGCCGGGCGGTCAGCCGGGCATGGCTCAGGTTGGCATCGGTCAGCTGCAGCGCCGCCAGGCTGACCTGGGGCGGTTTCGGATGCAGGGCGGCACAGCCGCCCGCCAGTAGCAGGACGAAGACGACGGGCAGCAGATGGCATCTGGGCAGAAATGTCATATTCTGTCTCCTGGCCGGGTTGGAATGAGGGCGGAGGCGACGGTTTTTGTTCGCCACCATCTTTAATCCACATCATATCATTTGACCGGCCTGCTGGCTGTGGAGGGATTATATGGTTGAATCGGTGGCAGTCAAATACAGAGGGATCTTCCGTCTGCTCGCACTGGGCTGGATGGTGACGATTCTGGTGCTTGCTCTCAACGATGCGCCGGCGTCGGTTGCCTTTTTTCCCGGACAGGACAAGCTGTCGCACGCGCTCGCCTTTGGACTGCTGACCTGCCTCTGGACATTTGCCATCTCCTTTTCCTCCCTGCGGCGGCGTCTCTACCTGGCGGGTCTGGCCAGCCTCTCCTACGGCGCCCTCGTCGAAGTCGCCCAGTTTCTCCTCACC
This window of the Geothermobacter ehrlichii genome carries:
- a CDS encoding VanZ family protein; translated protein: MVESVAVKYRGIFRLLALGWMVTILVLALNDAPASVAFFPGQDKLSHALAFGLLTCLWTFAISFSSLRRRLYLAGLASLSYGALVEVAQFLLTTTRQAEWGDLLADLAGVLAAAGMLLVLKRQPEDERSGG